From the Kitasatospora viridis genome, one window contains:
- a CDS encoding pseudouridine synthase, which translates to MRSSGNGRNSGGGGRGGSSGGGRGGGSYGGGRGGSDSRGGSSHGGGSRGGSSYGGGSSRGGQGGQGGSQGRGGRDSYGDRGRQGGDRRDDRRDDRRYPDRPLRPEERRYDRPEYGGGPNATPARGGYAGRRPGPAPRPRREGQGAPGDPRRQPPQRSRELQAKIEDAVLRRHDKPAGGEAAEQGERLQKVLARAGVGSRRACEELIEQGRVEVNGRLVTEQGKRVDAQNDEIKVDGLTVATQSYLFFALNKPAGVVSTMEDPDGRQCLGDYVTNRETRLFHVGRLDTETEGIILLTNHGELAHRLTHPRYGVTKTYLAAIQGPIPRDLGKQLAKGIELEDGFARADSFRVVSNVGKNYLVEVTLHEGRKHIVRRMLSEAGFPVEKLVRTHFGPIALGDQKSGWLRRLTNPEVGQLMQAVGL; encoded by the coding sequence ATGCGTAGTAGCGGTAACGGCAGGAACAGCGGCGGCGGCGGTCGCGGCGGCAGCAGCGGCGGTGGTCGCGGGGGCGGCTCCTACGGCGGGGGCCGCGGCGGCAGCGACTCGCGGGGCGGCTCGTCCCACGGCGGTGGCTCGCGGGGCGGCTCGTCCTACGGCGGCGGCTCCTCGCGCGGCGGCCAGGGCGGCCAGGGCGGGAGCCAGGGCCGCGGTGGCCGCGACTCCTACGGCGACCGGGGCCGGCAGGGCGGTGACCGCCGGGACGACCGGCGGGACGACCGCCGCTACCCCGACCGCCCGCTGCGCCCGGAGGAGCGCCGCTACGACCGCCCCGAGTACGGCGGCGGCCCGAACGCCACCCCGGCCCGCGGCGGCTACGCCGGCCGTCGGCCCGGCCCCGCGCCGCGCCCGCGCCGGGAGGGCCAGGGCGCCCCGGGCGACCCGCGCCGCCAGCCGCCGCAGCGCTCGCGCGAGCTGCAGGCCAAGATCGAGGACGCGGTGCTGCGCCGGCACGACAAGCCGGCCGGCGGCGAGGCCGCCGAGCAGGGCGAGCGGCTGCAGAAGGTGCTGGCCCGGGCCGGCGTCGGCAGCCGGCGGGCCTGCGAGGAGCTGATCGAGCAGGGCCGGGTCGAGGTCAACGGCCGGCTGGTCACCGAGCAGGGCAAGCGGGTCGACGCGCAGAACGACGAGATCAAGGTGGACGGCCTGACCGTCGCCACCCAGTCGTACCTGTTCTTCGCGCTGAACAAGCCGGCCGGCGTGGTCTCCACCATGGAGGACCCGGACGGCCGCCAGTGCCTGGGCGACTACGTGACCAACCGGGAGACCCGGCTGTTCCACGTGGGCCGGCTGGACACCGAGACCGAGGGCATCATCCTGCTCACCAACCACGGCGAGCTGGCCCACCGGCTGACCCACCCCCGGTACGGCGTGACCAAGACCTACCTGGCCGCGATCCAGGGGCCGATCCCGCGCGACCTGGGCAAGCAGCTGGCCAAGGGCATCGAGCTGGAGGACGGGTTCGCCCGCGCCGACAGCTTCCGGGTGGTCTCCAACGTCGGCAAGAACTACCTGGTCGAGGTCACCCTGCACGAGGGCCGCAAGCACATCGTCCGCCGGATGCTGTCCGAGGCCGGCTTCCCGGTGGAGAAGCTGGTCCGCACGCACTTCGGCCCGATCGCGCTCGGCGACCAGAAGTCCGGCTGGCTGCGCCGGCTGACCAACCCCGAGGTCGGCCAGCTGATGCAGGCGGTCGGCCTGTAG
- the scpB gene encoding SMC-Scp complex subunit ScpB has product MVADEPIPEARLADVLEHPRAEVAAALRELAAEYTAQGRGFELRLVAGGWRYYSRAECSAAVDRFVLDGQQARLTQAALETLAVVAYRQPVSRSRVSAVRGVNCDGVMRTLVQRGLVEETGTEPETGAILYRTTSYFLERMGLRGLDELPELAPFLPEVDDVEAESLEGTAIADAVAAASAREVE; this is encoded by the coding sequence ATGGTGGCCGACGAGCCGATCCCGGAGGCCCGGCTGGCGGACGTGCTGGAGCACCCCAGGGCCGAGGTGGCCGCCGCGCTGCGCGAGCTCGCCGCCGAGTACACCGCCCAGGGCCGCGGCTTCGAGTTGCGCCTGGTGGCCGGCGGCTGGCGCTACTACAGCCGCGCGGAGTGCTCCGCCGCCGTGGACCGCTTCGTGCTGGACGGCCAGCAGGCCCGGCTGACCCAGGCCGCGCTGGAGACATTGGCGGTGGTCGCCTACCGTCAGCCGGTGTCCAGATCCCGCGTCTCGGCGGTACGCGGTGTGAACTGTGACGGCGTGATGCGTACCCTGGTACAGCGAGGCCTGGTGGAAGAGACCGGGACCGAGCCCGAAACAGGTGCGATCCTGTATCGGACGACGAGCTACTTCCTGGAACGGATGGGGCTGCGCGGCCTGGACGAACTGCCGGAGCTGGCCCCCTTCCTGCCCGAGGTCGACGACGTGGAAGCGGAGTCCCTCGAAGGCACGGCGATCGCGGACGCGGTGGCCGCCGCGAGCGCACGGGAAGTGGAGTGA